Proteins from a single region of Limosilactobacillus fermentum:
- a CDS encoding glycine betaine ABC transporter substrate-binding protein produces the protein MRKWVRRLVATVAVTALGALALPTTGFAANSKTPIIVGSKSFTESKVVSEIYALALEKAGYKVTRKQNISNSVVFKAVQTGQIDVYPEYTGTIVDAYLKQSTTNKNAKQIAAAAKKGVAKYKLTTLTPAPGNDSQGIAVTTKVAKKYGLYTISDLQKKANKIRFVSQGEFDQRADALPGMVKKYGKFDFKSSKDYDDSLKYKILSEGKGDAAPVSTTDGQLANGNKYTLLKDDKHLWPAYNLVPLVRNSTLKSHPKMAKALNQVDKKLTTKTLTELNKKVDVDGQNYQTVAKNWFNKNIN, from the coding sequence ATGAGAAAATGGGTTCGGCGACTGGTGGCCACCGTTGCCGTCACTGCTTTGGGGGCCCTAGCCCTTCCAACAACCGGGTTCGCCGCTAATAGTAAGACCCCGATTATCGTCGGGTCCAAGAGTTTCACCGAGAGTAAGGTCGTCAGTGAAATTTACGCCCTGGCCTTGGAAAAGGCCGGTTACAAGGTGACCCGTAAACAAAATATCTCTAATTCGGTCGTTTTTAAGGCGGTCCAAACCGGGCAAATTGACGTTTACCCCGAGTATACGGGGACAATTGTGGACGCCTACTTAAAGCAAAGCACCACCAATAAGAACGCTAAGCAAATTGCGGCGGCCGCCAAGAAGGGGGTCGCTAAGTATAAGTTAACGACCCTGACACCGGCACCGGGTAATGATTCACAGGGGATCGCCGTTACCACCAAGGTAGCCAAAAAGTACGGCCTCTACACGATCAGCGACCTGCAAAAGAAGGCCAACAAAATTCGCTTCGTCTCGCAAGGGGAATTTGACCAACGGGCCGACGCCCTGCCGGGGATGGTTAAAAAGTACGGTAAGTTCGACTTCAAGTCCTCAAAGGACTACGATGACAGCTTGAAATACAAGATCCTCTCCGAAGGCAAGGGGGATGCGGCGCCGGTCTCGACTACCGACGGGCAACTGGCCAATGGCAACAAATACACCCTCTTAAAGGATGACAAGCACCTGTGGCCAGCCTATAACTTGGTCCCGTTGGTTCGGAATTCGACCCTCAAGTCGCACCCGAAGATGGCTAAGGCCTTAAATCAGGTCGACAAGAAGTTAACAACTAAAACCCTGACGGAATTAAACAAAAAAGTTGACGTCGACGGGCAAAACTACCAAACTGTGGCTAAGAACTGGTTTAATAAAAATATTAACTAG
- a CDS encoding MalY/PatB family protein, giving the protein MTIYDFTTNLDRRHTNSIKWRVKDGELPLTIADMDFRVAPEIEAAMQAKVARGNFGYEYTPDEYFTAVASWYQQEHGVDVAPAWMQYVSGVIPALTACLNYFTAPGDGIVMLEPIYNSFFGAIEKTGRKVVASQQDYDRENHAYQINWADLEEKLADTKTRMFIICNPHNPTGMVWSKMDLERMIRLANQYGVLVVADEIHGDLVIEGEDYTPTFSLDPVILSNVITLVSTSKTFNLASLQAATAIIANPLLRDRFAQAANQQEIVGPNLLAIPASIAAYENGGEWVHQLKALIKHHRQLVQQVLATDLPELSLVPGRGTYLVWLDTQAVAEDSRTLVAFLREQTGLLLTPGTEYRGNGKGFVRVNLAYPTTVIKDALARLVRGVKAYQAQK; this is encoded by the coding sequence ATGACCATTTACGACTTCACCACTAACTTAGACCGGCGCCACACTAATTCGATCAAGTGGCGCGTTAAAGACGGCGAGCTGCCCCTAACGATTGCCGACATGGATTTCCGGGTGGCACCGGAAATTGAGGCGGCGATGCAAGCCAAGGTTGCCCGCGGTAACTTTGGCTATGAATACACCCCGGACGAGTACTTTACCGCCGTCGCTTCCTGGTACCAACAGGAGCACGGGGTAGACGTCGCCCCAGCTTGGATGCAATACGTGAGCGGGGTCATCCCGGCGTTAACGGCTTGCTTGAATTACTTTACGGCCCCGGGCGACGGAATCGTCATGCTGGAGCCGATATACAATTCCTTTTTCGGGGCGATTGAAAAAACCGGGCGTAAGGTGGTCGCTAGCCAACAAGATTACGATAGGGAAAACCACGCCTACCAAATCAACTGGGCCGACCTAGAGGAAAAACTAGCCGACACCAAGACCCGCATGTTTATCATCTGCAACCCCCACAACCCAACTGGGATGGTTTGGTCGAAAATGGACCTGGAACGGATGATTCGCTTAGCCAACCAATACGGGGTGTTGGTCGTTGCTGATGAAATCCACGGTGACCTGGTTATTGAGGGGGAAGACTACACGCCAACCTTCTCTTTAGATCCAGTCATTTTGAGTAACGTAATTACCCTCGTATCAACCTCCAAGACCTTTAACCTCGCTTCCTTACAAGCGGCGACCGCCATTATCGCCAACCCCTTATTACGGGACCGGTTTGCCCAGGCAGCTAACCAACAGGAGATCGTGGGTCCCAACCTACTGGCCATCCCGGCTTCGATTGCCGCATACGAAAACGGTGGTGAGTGGGTCCACCAACTTAAAGCCCTCATTAAACACCACCGTCAACTCGTACAACAGGTTTTGGCAACTGACCTTCCCGAACTTAGCTTAGTACCGGGACGAGGGACGTACCTAGTTTGGTTAGACACCCAAGCCGTTGCGGAGGACTCCCGCACTCTCGTTGCCTTCTTGAGGGAACAAACCGGCTTGCTCCTGACGCCGGGAACTGAGTACCGGGGAAACGGAAAGGGCTTTGTCCGGGTTAACCTAGCTTACCCAACCACCGTCATTAAAGACGCCTTAGCCCGCTTAGTTCGTGGGGTTAAAGCTTACCAGGCCCAGAAATAA
- a CDS encoding linear amide C-N hydrolase — MCTAVSFWSTEHHRYFGRTMDFPVKNTPWNLTYLPKGYLWRPLAPQAAYPSKYAILGGMRRVDDYYLIGDGFNQAGLAVAELYFPGQVDYAARAQPGKINLSPQDVIGYLLGNCANISEVAALLPRLVITNRQWYDHDIIHPFHWFIQDASGTYLLEPTSPTLSLQRVELGVLTNSPTYANHLRRLRSFLGLSADAPLKTVEEALKDYQGDLPQARSPRSRFIATSIRLAHQLPVDDHQAVAQSMKVLGAVKMAHLPGHDDFTHYLGMADLNSLRYFFTPVPEMTTITQSLPALMAKYSTPQVLSQVP; from the coding sequence ATGTGCACGGCCGTTTCCTTTTGGTCAACGGAGCACCACCGCTACTTTGGGCGGACGATGGACTTTCCGGTCAAAAACACCCCTTGGAACCTCACTTATTTGCCGAAGGGGTACCTTTGGCGTCCCCTCGCCCCCCAAGCCGCCTACCCCTCTAAGTACGCCATTTTAGGCGGGATGCGCCGAGTGGATGATTATTACTTAATTGGCGACGGTTTTAACCAGGCGGGGCTAGCGGTCGCCGAGCTTTACTTTCCCGGCCAGGTTGATTACGCCGCCCGGGCCCAACCGGGGAAAATTAACCTCTCACCCCAGGACGTGATTGGTTACCTACTGGGCAACTGCGCCAACATTAGCGAGGTGGCGGCCCTGCTACCCCGGTTAGTAATTACTAACCGGCAGTGGTATGACCACGATATCATCCACCCCTTCCACTGGTTCATCCAGGATGCCAGCGGGACCTACCTATTGGAACCAACTAGCCCCACCCTGTCCTTGCAGCGAGTTGAGTTAGGGGTCTTGACTAATTCACCCACCTACGCCAATCACCTGCGGCGGCTCCGTTCCTTTCTGGGCTTGAGTGCCGACGCCCCGCTTAAAACGGTGGAGGAAGCGTTAAAGGATTACCAAGGTGATCTGCCGCAAGCTCGCTCCCCGCGTTCACGGTTCATTGCTACGAGCATCCGGTTAGCGCACCAACTTCCGGTTGATGATCACCAAGCCGTTGCCCAGTCAATGAAGGTTTTGGGGGCGGTGAAGATGGCGCACCTGCCGGGTCACGATGACTTCACCCATTACCTTGGAATGGCGGATCTCAACTCCCTGCGCTACTTTTTCACTCCCGTTCCTGAAATGACGACGATTACACAATCCTTGCCAGCCTTGATGGCTAAGTATTCAACGCCCCAGGTCCTATCGCAAGTACCCTAA
- a CDS encoding ECF transporter S component: MNHQRTQKQVLTALLVAVAVVMGRFFLIPIPWTHGNVNLCDLGIMIAALMIGPLAGGVVGGLSGMILDLISGYVAYAPFSLIAHGLEGWVIGNLYQRTHNRYLALSVGVVVMVIGYFVADTVLYTITAGVLGIGTNILQGVVGAVVALVLIPALNRAVRLN, encoded by the coding sequence ATGAATCATCAACGCACACAAAAGCAAGTTTTAACGGCCCTCTTGGTGGCGGTAGCCGTCGTCATGGGACGCTTCTTTTTAATTCCGATTCCATGGACCCACGGCAACGTTAACCTATGTGACCTAGGGATTATGATTGCCGCCCTGATGATTGGGCCGCTAGCCGGTGGGGTGGTCGGTGGCTTGAGCGGGATGATTCTAGACCTGATCTCTGGTTACGTTGCTTACGCGCCCTTTTCTTTAATCGCCCACGGGCTGGAAGGCTGGGTTATCGGCAACCTTTACCAGCGAACCCATAACCGCTACCTCGCCCTAAGCGTTGGGGTAGTTGTAATGGTGATTGGTTACTTCGTAGCCGACACAGTTCTCTACACGATCACCGCCGGGGTACTCGGGATCGGGACTAACATCTTGCAAGGGGTGGTGGGCGCTGTCGTTGCCTTAGTACTGATCCCCGCCTTAAACCGGGCCGTGCGCTTGAATTAA
- a CDS encoding ABC transporter permease: MITYWNQNATTILTDTAQHAQLVLTSLLIALLIATLLILLCLHHDRLLTGLTYVFSLLYSVPSFAFFALLLPLTGLGDTTATVVLVVYSEYVLLRTFITGLRAIDPSLVEVAYGMGMTSRQVFFKVQLPLATPAIFSGLQVALASTMSIATIAATINAGGLGNLLFEGLQTQQLPPLLWGIIMTVALTLVSIAILRILQHFLRPRFSTK; the protein is encoded by the coding sequence ATGATTACTTATTGGAACCAAAACGCCACCACCATTCTAACTGATACCGCCCAGCACGCCCAGCTCGTCTTAACGTCGCTATTGATTGCCCTGTTGATCGCCACCCTCTTAATCCTGCTGTGCTTACACCACGACCGGCTGTTGACTGGGTTAACCTACGTCTTTTCCCTGCTGTATTCGGTGCCGAGCTTCGCCTTTTTCGCCTTGCTCCTACCGCTAACCGGGTTGGGCGACACTACTGCTACCGTTGTCTTAGTCGTTTACAGTGAGTACGTCCTTTTGCGGACCTTTATTACCGGACTCCGGGCAATTGACCCTAGCTTAGTTGAGGTTGCCTACGGAATGGGGATGACTAGCCGGCAGGTCTTTTTCAAGGTTCAACTACCGCTGGCGACCCCGGCGATTTTCTCGGGCCTCCAAGTAGCCCTAGCGTCAACGATGTCGATTGCTACGATCGCCGCCACCATCAACGCCGGCGGGCTAGGAAACTTGCTGTTTGAAGGCCTCCAAACCCAGCAGTTGCCCCCCTTGTTATGGGGGATCATCATGACGGTCGCCCTGACCCTGGTTAGCATCGCCATTTTACGAATCCTGCAGCATTTTCTTCGACCACGGTTTAGCACTAAATAA
- the xerS gene encoding tyrosine recombinase XerS produces the protein METQRYLNLIDRELKQLPDFVSEYQLGTRHSLTTSYQYLTELRRFFTWLRKTGLSKATDNAHVTTAELEKLRRNDIMQFIDDLAHTKNAQQRLNSPTTINRSINALRSLFKYLTVTADINGGQPYFERNVMLKIDSLNDTKTLNYRAHVLEAKMYTGQLKYDFLTFLDQEYEQKCDPRARTAFEKNKERDIALVALILGTGIRVSETAGVDVNDLDLKGQTLEVTRKGGQRDAVPIAPWTMPYIQAYATIRRQRYQPEKTERAFFLTHYHGQTKRISVNGIERLVSKYSRAFGHPLTPHKLRHTLASELYDVTKDQVLVAQQLGQKGTSATDLYTHVDQTKQRQALDEVGSDAPSKEGD, from the coding sequence ATGGAAACGCAACGATACCTTAATTTAATCGACCGGGAGCTAAAGCAACTGCCAGATTTTGTCAGCGAGTACCAGCTGGGCACCCGCCATTCCCTCACCACTTCGTACCAGTACCTAACCGAACTGCGCCGGTTTTTTACCTGGCTACGCAAAACCGGCTTAAGCAAGGCCACGGATAACGCCCACGTGACGACGGCGGAACTGGAAAAGCTACGCCGCAACGACATCATGCAGTTTATTGACGACTTGGCCCACACCAAAAATGCGCAGCAACGACTTAATTCGCCCACCACGATTAACCGGTCAATCAACGCCCTGCGCTCGCTGTTCAAATATCTGACCGTAACCGCCGACATCAATGGGGGCCAGCCCTACTTTGAGCGTAACGTGATGCTAAAGATCGACTCCTTAAATGACACCAAGACTCTGAATTACCGCGCCCACGTCTTGGAGGCCAAGATGTACACCGGCCAGCTCAAGTACGATTTTTTAACCTTTTTAGACCAGGAGTACGAACAAAAGTGTGATCCGCGCGCCCGGACCGCCTTTGAAAAGAATAAGGAAAGAGACATCGCCTTGGTAGCCCTGATCTTGGGCACCGGGATCCGGGTCTCGGAAACGGCGGGTGTTGACGTCAACGACCTTGATTTAAAGGGGCAGACCCTGGAAGTGACCCGGAAAGGTGGCCAACGGGATGCGGTCCCAATTGCCCCCTGGACGATGCCCTACATTCAGGCTTACGCCACGATTCGCCGTCAGCGCTACCAACCGGAGAAAACGGAGCGGGCCTTCTTTTTAACCCACTACCACGGGCAGACCAAGCGGATCTCGGTCAACGGGATTGAACGGTTAGTCAGCAAGTACTCGCGGGCCTTTGGTCATCCCTTGACCCCGCACAAGCTTCGCCATACCCTCGCCTCGGAGCTGTACGACGTGACTAAAGACCAGGTTTTAGTTGCCCAACAGCTTGGCCAAAAGGGCACCTCGGCAACCGACCTCTACACCCACGTCGATCAAACCAAGCAACGTCAAGCACTGGATGAAGTCGGCAGCGACGCACCAAGTAAAGAGGGTGACTAG
- a CDS encoding alcohol dehydrogenase catalytic domain-containing protein, with translation MKAIVIYQAGGPDQLKLVDLPTPQLRPGWSLVKIHAFGLNHSEVYTRKGQSPTVHFPRILGIEGVGEIAQTTDPQRLPVGQAVISIMGEMGRNFDGSYAEYALLPNQQIYPVTTDLPWSQLAVFPETYYTAYTSLKNLRPAPGDRYLIRGGTSGVGIAMLNLIRAKDPQAYVAGTSRSLAKAARMKDAGYSTVIKDQNGHLQTAEKFDKVLELIGPVTVKETFTHVNEGGIVCVTGLLGNQWTLEHFDPITDIAPGAYLTGGYSGAVTEEKINELFSYLQRYQVAAKPDRIFALRDLPAAHAYLASGQSMGKVVIDVDA, from the coding sequence ATGAAAGCGATTGTCATTTACCAGGCCGGGGGACCCGACCAACTAAAACTCGTTGACCTACCAACCCCGCAACTTCGCCCTGGGTGGTCACTGGTTAAGATTCACGCCTTTGGTCTTAACCACTCGGAGGTCTACACTAGAAAGGGGCAATCGCCAACGGTGCATTTCCCCCGCATTCTCGGCATCGAAGGGGTGGGGGAGATCGCCCAAACGACCGACCCGCAACGACTACCCGTTGGACAAGCCGTCATTTCCATCATGGGGGAGATGGGGCGCAACTTTGACGGTAGTTACGCCGAGTACGCCCTGTTACCTAACCAACAAATTTACCCGGTCACGACCGACCTTCCTTGGTCCCAGCTGGCCGTCTTTCCCGAGACTTACTACACCGCCTACACTTCGTTAAAGAACCTCCGGCCCGCTCCTGGCGACCGCTACTTAATTCGCGGTGGTACCAGTGGGGTCGGGATTGCCATGCTAAATTTGATCCGGGCCAAGGACCCCCAAGCCTACGTCGCCGGCACCTCACGCTCACTTGCCAAAGCCGCGCGGATGAAGGACGCTGGTTACTCAACCGTGATTAAGGACCAAAACGGGCATCTCCAAACGGCGGAAAAATTTGATAAGGTCCTTGAATTGATCGGGCCGGTGACGGTTAAGGAAACCTTCACCCACGTTAATGAGGGCGGGATCGTCTGCGTGACGGGGCTACTCGGCAACCAGTGGACCCTAGAGCATTTTGACCCGATCACCGACATCGCCCCGGGCGCCTACCTGACCGGGGGCTACTCGGGGGCGGTCACAGAAGAAAAGATTAACGAACTCTTCTCCTACCTGCAGAGGTATCAGGTAGCCGCGAAACCCGACCGCATCTTTGCCCTTAGGGACCTGCCGGCCGCCCACGCTTACCTCGCCTCTGGCCAGAGCATGGGGAAGGTCGTTATTGACGTCGATGCCTGA
- a CDS encoding AEC family transporter, whose protein sequence is MAILRAMSIADPSVPFVGSAVLPLIFGANDSAITIGICTLTINVIMLPIAFSTFGDNGDTVSARLKNTFKKPLVIAALLGFILVLCGSQMPTQFDSIFTLLGKGAGGLAIFTTGIVLKTRQITFNKTICSTILLKNLAFPLVVWGCMALFNSPTPLTRLVVVALAIPTATMPSTLAIRFNVHEAELASTQFWSTALSFITLTAFVLALS, encoded by the coding sequence GTGGCCATCCTACGCGCAATGTCGATTGCCGACCCCTCGGTTCCCTTCGTTGGCTCGGCCGTATTACCGTTAATTTTCGGCGCTAATGACAGTGCTATCACGATCGGGATCTGTACCCTGACAATCAACGTGATCATGTTACCGATCGCATTTAGTACCTTTGGCGATAACGGCGATACAGTATCCGCCAGGTTGAAAAACACCTTTAAGAAACCGCTAGTAATTGCCGCCTTGCTGGGCTTTATCCTAGTTTTATGTGGTTCCCAAATGCCCACGCAATTTGACTCCATTTTCACCCTGCTAGGGAAGGGCGCAGGTGGGTTAGCCATTTTCACCACCGGGATCGTATTAAAGACCCGCCAGATCACTTTCAACAAAACGATTTGTTCTACTATTTTATTGAAGAACCTCGCCTTCCCGCTAGTTGTTTGGGGATGCATGGCCCTTTTCAATAGTCCGACGCCCCTGACCCGGTTGGTGGTCGTAGCCTTGGCCATCCCCACGGCCACGATGCCCTCCACGCTGGCAATTCGCTTTAATGTCCACGAAGCCGAGTTAGCTTCGACCCAGTTTTGGAGCACGGCCCTCTCCTTCATTACCTTGACCGCCTTTGTTTTAGCACTTAGTTAG
- a CDS encoding 2,3-butanediol dehydrogenase — protein sequence MKAAVWHGAKDIRVEDVDLKPTKDNEVVVKVAWTGICGSDLHEYQEGPIFIPVGHKDKLTGGEAPVTLGHEFCGVIEKVGKDVTKFKVGDHVSVNPTVTHGKVPDNVDVYDGYSFIGLACDGGLAPLVNIPEENLYLLPKDFPLRIAATIEPTAVAVQAIKEGGLKFGENVAIFGAGPIGVLVAAAAKAAGASKIIVSDLSEVRLKKALEMGATDVIKSDQEDAVKKIKELVPGGVDVSFEVAGVKPTFDQAIEATKARGTMVIVAIYGHPIEFNPMQLTNTGVKITSTIAYSRETFQQTVDLVTKGSLVVEPVITKEITIDQVVSDGFEALTNDKAQAKILINVDGEDD from the coding sequence ATGAAAGCTGCAGTTTGGCATGGTGCAAAAGACATTCGGGTTGAAGATGTTGATCTGAAACCAACTAAGGATAACGAAGTGGTGGTTAAGGTTGCCTGGACTGGGATTTGTGGGAGTGACCTCCACGAATACCAAGAGGGACCAATCTTCATCCCGGTCGGCCACAAGGATAAATTAACCGGTGGTGAAGCTCCGGTGACCTTGGGCCACGAATTTTGCGGGGTAATTGAAAAGGTTGGTAAAGACGTTACCAAGTTTAAGGTTGGCGACCACGTTAGCGTTAACCCGACTGTCACCCACGGCAAGGTGCCCGACAACGTTGACGTATACGATGGCTACTCCTTCATCGGACTTGCTTGCGATGGTGGTTTAGCGCCGTTAGTTAACATCCCGGAAGAAAACCTCTACCTACTTCCAAAGGACTTCCCGTTGCGGATTGCAGCCACCATTGAACCAACGGCAGTGGCCGTTCAAGCCATCAAGGAAGGTGGCCTCAAGTTTGGTGAAAACGTGGCCATCTTCGGGGCTGGTCCAATTGGGGTCTTGGTAGCGGCGGCGGCCAAGGCGGCCGGGGCCTCCAAGATCATTGTTTCCGACCTGTCAGAGGTTCGTTTGAAGAAGGCCCTTGAAATGGGGGCGACCGACGTCATCAAGTCCGACCAAGAAGACGCCGTAAAGAAGATTAAAGAGCTCGTTCCGGGCGGGGTCGACGTCTCCTTTGAAGTGGCTGGGGTAAAGCCAACCTTTGACCAAGCCATCGAAGCCACTAAGGCACGGGGTACGATGGTAATTGTGGCCATTTACGGCCACCCAATCGAATTTAACCCAATGCAGCTGACCAATACCGGGGTTAAGATCACCAGCACAATCGCTTACTCCCGGGAAACCTTCCAACAAACGGTCGACCTGGTTACCAAGGGCTCGTTGGTTGTGGAACCGGTCATCACCAAGGAAATCACGATCGACCAAGTGGTATCCGATGGGTTTGAAGCCCTCACCAATGATAAGGCCCAAGCAAAGATTTTGATCAACGTCGATGGCGAAGACGACTAG
- a CDS encoding Rrf2 family transcriptional regulator: protein MRASTRFSDAIHILCFLKVYEEARITSDLLSSSIGISPVMVRRLMGNLRQAGLVQTTQGTAQPRLARDLQKITLYDVYLAVEESDGPHPLFNVNPDTNPQCKVGGHIQPILAEV from the coding sequence ATGCGTGCTTCAACCCGCTTTAGCGATGCTATCCATATTTTGTGCTTTCTGAAGGTTTACGAGGAGGCCCGAATCACGAGTGACCTCTTATCATCGAGTATCGGGATTTCACCGGTCATGGTACGGCGGTTAATGGGGAACCTACGGCAGGCTGGCTTAGTCCAAACTACCCAAGGGACGGCACAGCCACGGTTGGCTAGGGACCTGCAGAAGATTACCTTATACGATGTTTATTTGGCCGTCGAAGAGAGCGATGGTCCCCACCCCCTCTTCAACGTTAACCCCGATACTAACCCCCAGTGTAAGGTCGGTGGTCACATTCAACCAATCCTAGCCGAGGTATAG
- a CDS encoding ABC transporter permease, producing the protein MLTQIIHYFQTNHAQYWGYVGQHLVLSFSVLVIAMLISLPLGYLGSKHPKVALICSSFSQVLRIIPSLGLLFLLIPLIGTGVVPAGIALVILAIPPILINTILGFNEVGTIYQEVGVALGMNERQLLWQVKVPLALPYLLNGIKLALIEIIASATLATYIGAGGLGTLIFTGLGLYDMADVIIGGASVAMLSLITMVGFDLLIRKVENHEPTRN; encoded by the coding sequence GTGCTTACGCAAATCATCCATTACTTTCAAACTAACCACGCCCAGTACTGGGGCTACGTGGGCCAACACCTGGTACTGAGCTTTTCGGTCTTAGTGATTGCCATGCTGATCAGCCTGCCGCTAGGGTACCTCGGCTCAAAACACCCCAAGGTGGCCCTAATTTGTTCATCATTTTCCCAGGTCTTGCGGATCATCCCCAGCTTGGGGCTCTTATTCCTCTTGATTCCGCTGATTGGAACCGGAGTTGTCCCGGCCGGAATCGCCCTGGTCATTCTTGCCATCCCACCAATTTTAATCAACACGATCCTAGGCTTTAATGAAGTTGGGACGATCTACCAAGAAGTAGGGGTCGCCCTCGGAATGAACGAACGCCAACTGCTTTGGCAAGTAAAAGTTCCCTTAGCCCTGCCCTATCTATTAAACGGGATTAAGCTCGCCCTGATTGAAATTATTGCTAGTGCCACTTTAGCAACCTATATCGGCGCCGGCGGGTTAGGCACCCTGATCTTTACCGGCTTAGGCCTGTATGACATGGCCGACGTGATCATTGGTGGGGCCAGCGTCGCCATGCTCTCTTTAATCACAATGGTCGGCTTCGACCTCCTCATCCGAAAGGTGGAAAACCATGAACCAACCCGAAATTGA
- a CDS encoding ABC transporter ATP-binding protein — translation MNQPEIEFEHVVKRFGQTTVIPDLSFTINKGEFVTVLGASGSGKTTTLKMINGLWQPTSGTVKIGGKKLTEHNQVDLRRHIGYVVQQIALFPHLTIKQNIAVVPKLLGWEQAKIDQRVDELLDLVKLPSDQYADRYPAQLSGGQQQRVGLARALAANPDFILFDEPLGALDALTRIDLQKEIKNLHASLADKTFFFVTHDINEALYLGQRVMVMNRGRLEQFASPETIVQHPASPFVEELLATEERNQELWRRLQ, via the coding sequence ATGAACCAACCCGAAATTGAATTTGAACACGTCGTTAAGCGCTTTGGTCAAACAACGGTCATCCCGGACCTGTCCTTTACCATTAACAAGGGGGAGTTCGTGACCGTGCTGGGGGCATCTGGCTCGGGGAAGACGACGACCCTCAAAATGATCAACGGTCTTTGGCAACCGACCAGCGGCACGGTTAAGATCGGTGGTAAAAAATTAACGGAGCACAACCAAGTGGACCTGCGGCGCCACATCGGCTACGTGGTCCAACAGATTGCCCTCTTTCCCCACCTGACAATCAAGCAAAACATCGCCGTTGTTCCTAAGCTGTTGGGGTGGGAGCAAGCTAAAATTGACCAGCGAGTTGACGAACTATTGGACCTAGTCAAACTTCCCAGCGACCAGTACGCTGATCGCTACCCCGCCCAGTTATCCGGGGGGCAGCAGCAACGCGTCGGCCTCGCCCGCGCCCTGGCCGCCAACCCCGATTTCATCCTCTTTGATGAACCGCTCGGCGCCCTAGATGCCTTAACCCGGATTGATTTGCAAAAGGAAATCAAAAACCTCCACGCTTCGCTTGCCGATAAGACCTTTTTCTTTGTTACCCACGACATTAACGAGGCGCTTTATTTGGGGCAGCGGGTCATGGTGATGAACAGGGGACGCCTCGAACAGTTTGCCAGCCCGGAAACGATCGTCCAACACCCGGCGAGCCCCTTTGTTGAAGAGCTACTGGCAACCGAGGAGCGTAACCAGGAACTCTGGAGGCGACTGCAATGA
- a CDS encoding PfkB family carbohydrate kinase, with protein MKTLMIAEDLTALGQISLANALGVVQAQSVRPAMLPTALLSTQSEGFGTPVALSTEEWLENALAQWLDMGEEFAGILIGYVGQTALIDKLSVIIDHFSLPVTVIDPVMGDRGSLYPGLDEDYVVAVRQLCQKATVITPNWTELCLLAGYDPTSECTQELLDTMVEQLRQEGISARVIVTGILGQGTSSTAYQAEKDDQFNWLMAPRIPGHFYGTGDLFSAILASQLVKDVPFERAIQVAHEGLRLAIVQTAPFDEGQRRYGLQLSHLLAYLTSFEA; from the coding sequence ATGAAAACACTGATGATTGCTGAAGACCTGACCGCCTTGGGGCAAATTTCTCTAGCCAATGCCCTCGGTGTGGTACAAGCCCAATCCGTAAGACCAGCAATGTTGCCCACCGCCCTTCTTTCAACCCAGTCGGAAGGTTTTGGCACCCCAGTAGCCCTGTCAACTGAGGAATGGCTGGAAAATGCCCTTGCCCAGTGGCTTGACATGGGGGAGGAGTTTGCCGGCATCCTGATTGGCTACGTTGGTCAAACCGCCTTAATTGATAAGCTTTCGGTCATCATTGACCACTTTTCCTTGCCGGTCACGGTTATTGACCCGGTCATGGGAGACCGGGGGAGCCTTTACCCCGGTCTGGATGAAGATTACGTAGTGGCGGTGCGCCAGCTTTGCCAAAAGGCGACCGTCATCACACCAAACTGGACCGAGTTATGCCTCTTAGCCGGTTATGACCCCACCAGTGAGTGCACTCAGGAGCTATTAGATACCATGGTGGAGCAGCTGCGCCAAGAGGGGATCTCCGCTCGGGTGATCGTAACCGGTATCTTAGGGCAGGGGACTTCATCAACTGCCTACCAGGCGGAAAAGGACGATCAGTTTAACTGGTTGATGGCGCCCCGGATCCCAGGCCACTTTTACGGCACCGGCGACCTGTTTAGCGCCATTTTAGCCAGCCAACTGGTCAAGGACGTCCCGTTTGAGCGGGCGATTCAAGTTGCCCACGAAGGCCTGCGCCTAGCGATCGTTCAAACGGCCCCGTTTGACGAGGGCCAACGCCGCTACGGCTTGCAACTTAGTCACTTACTGGCCTACTTGACCAGTTTTGAAGCATAG